CTGCAGGAGGGGCCCTGATCTCTAAGATGGAAGTGTCTTTCTTGGTGCCTGACTCTACATAGTCATCATAATGTTTCCCACCCCGGCCCCTGCTGTACGAGCCTGAGTCCCCGGACACGTAACCTGCTCTTTGTCCATACCAGCAGAAGATGCCAAAGATTAACAACAGGCTTACTAATGCTGTGGCACCCCCTATGATCCCGGCCAGTGGCAGGGCTGTTAGTTCTGAGTCCTGTCCCTCTTTATCTGACCCCTCCCCTCCTGCGCTGACCAGAGCCTCTCCAGTCTCTATCTGAGCACAGGCTGGGGCAGAGTCTTTATTGTCCGTGTCCATGCTGCCAATTCGAGATGAACCCATGCTGGAACCCCCAAAGGAGGACTCCTGTCGTAGTGGCAGCAGGCAGATGAGGTAATGGGAGCGTGGGGTGAGCTGTGTGAGGAGGTACTGCCTCCTCTCTCCAGGTACCAGAGTCTCTGTTATAGAACCAAGAGCTGCACTGCTGCCCAACCTCAGCCATGACAGGCGGAAGGAGGGTGTCGGCTGTGGGCACAGCCAACTCACCAGTACACTGTCCGAGGAGAGAGGTTTTACAGTCAGCTCCAGGGCCTCTCCAGATACCTGTCCCCCTTCACcgggaggcagaggcataacaaGGCCTGGCCGCTTGGCTCGCAGGGTGAAGAGGGAACCTTGTGTGGGGACCAGTAGAGAGGAAGTGGTGGTGCTGCCATGGGGGACTGAAGCGACTGCTTGGCCCCCTCCAACACCATCGTCACTCCCTCCGTCTTTTTCAGCTGGGTTCATCCCCATTCCAATACTGGGACCAGCAGGGGGACCTTCACATTGCTCCATTAGGGAGGTTAGTTCTCTGAGGGCCTGGCCCCTTACAGGCTCGGGCGCCTGACAGGTCAGACCCCTGACTGTAACCCCTGCCCCACGGCTGTGCAGCCATGCGTGGAGCCAGCGAAGGTTGCAGCCACAGTACCAGGGGTTTCCTCTCAGCAGTAGCAGCTCCAGGCTCTCGGTGTCCTTCAGAAGTCCTCTCGGGAGAGTGGTTAGATTGTTTCCCGACAGGTCCAGCCTCTGTAGCCGCCGCATCCCGTCCAGTGCCCCTCGTGGTATGTGAGTCATTCCGTTGTCTTGCAAATGGAGT
This region of Epinephelus fuscoguttatus linkage group LG9, E.fuscoguttatus.final_Chr_v1 genomic DNA includes:
- the flrt1b gene encoding leucine-rich repeat transmembrane protein FLRT1, producing MAAESLAELRDWLFLLLLCLTLLAEVLELAAAAIAMETGEGDEGIVCPSVCRCDEGFVYCNDRGLSIIPPLPLMAAILYLQSNRLSNAGLPPSLERSTSIRVIYLYANQLDEFPIHLPPSLRELHLQDNNIRTLPRSALAKLPLLERLHLDDNSISTVSIQERAFSGTPRLRLLFLSRNHLSSIPAGLPASLEELRLDDNRISTIPTHAFRGLSSLRRLVLDGNLLANTRIADDTFSRLSNLTELSLVRNALQSPPVYLPSAHLVRLHLQDNGMTHIPRGALDGMRRLQRLDLSGNNLTTLPRGLLKDTESLELLLLRGNPWYCGCNLRWLHAWLHSRGAGVTVRGLTCQAPEPVRGQALRELTSLMEQCEGPPAGPSIGMGMNPAEKDGGSDDGVGGGQAVASVPHGSTTTSSLLVPTQGSLFTLRAKRPGLVMPLPPGEGGQVSGEALELTVKPLSSDSVLVSWLCPQPTPSFRLSWLRLGSSAALGSITETLVPGERRQYLLTQLTPRSHYLICLLPLRQESSFGGSSMGSSRIGSMDTDNKDSAPACAQIETGEALVSAGGEGSDKEGQDSELTALPLAGIIGGATALVSLLLIFGIFCWYGQRAGYVSGDSGSYSRGRGGKHYDDYVESGTKKDTSILEIRAPPAGFQMTAMAHQPLQPKLEDVTYIHTIFPSSSSSSQANGTYRSSHGTGSLNGTILSQTSHHHVTYGTNRGYREGGIPDIDYAYT